The Pieris brassicae chromosome 6, ilPieBrab1.1, whole genome shotgun sequence genome window below encodes:
- the LOC123710783 gene encoding Golgi reassembly-stacking protein 2 has product MGSSQSLEVPGGGSEGYHVLRVQDGSPGQKARLEPFFDFIVSIENTRLDQDNETLKELLKQNVDKNIKMHVYSSKTQSVREVLITPCANWGGEGLLGVSIRFCSFEGATENVWHILEVHPSSPAELAGLRPFSDYIIGADSIMHESEDLFTLIEAHEARPLKLYVYNVSEDICREVVITPNHKWGGEGSLGCGIGYGYLHRIPIQYEANKASKMAKPFEEIPQKQASGLANVNVSTNIQAQNVQVPPPFLSGVPMVNPGISNPVGTNAPINVEPQTSIQPTMSQPSSVVSNIPPYSTNFADTTLMNLGSIPSVSNIQPPAPLPSLPGIPMNQPQPYIPIMPSFTQNQDPSYPQTSANLVPTFDMSSFNVPIQPPPLVGPTGLPVVTPVSLPGMPSITVSATLPVTTMQEIHQQQAYQQQDLLS; this is encoded by the exons ATGGGCTCTTCACAGAGTCTTGAAGTACCGGGTGGAGGTTCTGAAGGATATCATGTTTTGCGG gttCAAGACGGTTCTCCGGGTCAAAAAGCGAGACTAGAACCGTTTTTTGATTTTATCGTGTCAATAGAAAATACTAGACTAGATCAAGATAACGAAACATTGAAGGAGTTATTAAAACAGAATGttgataaaaacattaaaatgcaTGTTTATAGTAGTAAAACTCAATCAGTGAGAGAAGTATTGATTACACCTTGTGCAAACTGGGGTGGTGAGGGTCTTCTTGGTGTCAGCATACGATTTTGCTCATTTGAGGGTGCAACTGAAAATGTTTGGCATATTTTG GAAGTTCACCCATCATCTCCGGCAGAACTAGCAGGATTAAGACCATTTTCTGACTACATAATTGGTGCAGATTCAATTATGCATGAAAGTGAAGATCTATTTACTCTGATTGAAGCTCATGAAGCGAGACCTCTTAAGCtgtatgtttataatgtttctgAGGATATATGTCGTGAAGTTGTTATAACACCAAACCATAAGTGGGGAGGAGAAGGTAGTCTGGGCTGTGGAATTGGATATGGATACCTTCACAGGATTCCCATTCAATATGAAGCAAACAAGGCATCAAAGATGGCCAAGCCTTTTGAGGAG ATACCACAAAAACAAGCTAGTGGTTTAGCAAATGTTAATGTATCTACAAATATTCAAGCACAAAATGTTCAGGTTCCCCCACCATTTTTGTCTGGAGTACCTATGGTGAATCCAGGAATAAGTAATCCTGTGGGTACAAATGCACCAATAAATGTTGAACCACAAACATCAATTCAGCCAACAATGTCACAACCTTCATCTGTAGTATCTAATATACCACCCTATTCTACAA attttGCTGATACAACACTAATGAACTTAGGCAGCATCCCATCTGTATCCAATATACAGCCACCTGCTCCATTGCCAAGCTTGCCAGGCATTCCCATGAACCAGCCACAGCCATATATTCCAATCATGCCTAGCTTCACCCAAAACCAGGATCCATCATACCCTCAGACTTCTGCAAATCTGGTACCAACATTTGATATGAGTAGTTTTAATGTTCCAATACAGCCCCCGCCGTTAGTAGGTCCCACGGGGCTGCCTGTTGTGACCCCAGTTTCTCTCCCTGGTATGCCCTCGATAACTGTTAGTGCCACTTTGCCGGTAACGACAATGCAAGAAATACATCAACAACAAGCCTATCAACAACAAGACTTACTATCGTAA
- the LOC123710782 gene encoding hyccin isoform X1: protein MADGKHLIKEWLSEYSSLQEHEIKSFAAEHEHNHEIATAIFNLIYNENHTESPTLSQDVCEEMLENVCMQLFSFYRSKEIELQRFTLQFVPIFIYIYLSSVAVGNTKSIRSIETLLIGLYNFEVVDENGKPKVVSFRLPSLAQASIYHEPLSLGSQFLTESALRRWEECNTKLVSWGPLSQVEILNAQNRLKVMAALLFIYNRHLSLLPKLALRYFCISASRIVTQGFNLKTGPAKTKSIQRIPVSSNFLLEMIEGAYFAMFNEFYTLALQAVQDIDERAQYELLPDVMLVTSAVINSLNSNPSGQPCDGPMGISVALSPATTTVTMSKSMITNASFRTKKLPDDIPIQAGQVVPTDSTDILTSITEEAEVENAAPMQRGAQVRNSKPKLSAFPVLGKKTKDPKEKNTNTTDKKSNIKEASKGIWNSISGGGDMVDAQQKSGSSDIDGNSSQKDEISMTSVQNSTETSDSRSQITTDSLDIETGSRFSAMQVSSV, encoded by the exons ATGGCTGATggaaaacatttaataaaagagTGGCTCAGTGAATATTCTTCATTACAAGaacatgaaataaaaagttttgctGCAGAACATGAACATAATCATGAAATTGCAACagctatatttaatttaatatacaatgaaAATCATACAGAAAGTCCAACACTGAGTCAAGATGTATGTGAAGag ATGCTAGAAAATGTCTGTATGCAGTTGTTCAGTTTCTACAGATCTAAAGAGATAGAATTGCAAAGATTTACATTACAATTTGTTCCAatctttatttacatatatctCAGCTCTGTTGCTGTTGGTAATACTAAATCTATAAGAAGTATAGAAACATTACTTATag GTCTATACAATTTTGAAGTGGTAGATGAAAATGGAAAACCCAAAGTTGTCTCCTTTAGGCTGCCCTCTTTAGCACAAGCTTCCATCTATCATGag CCCCTAAGCTTAGGCTCTCAATTTCTTACTGAAAGTGCTTTACGGAGGTGGGAAGAATGTAACACAAAACTTGTTAGTTGGGGACCTTTATCTCAAGTTGAAATACTAAACGCTCAGAATCGATTAAAAGTGATGGCtgcacttttatttatttataacagacATCTTAGTTTGTTGCCAAAACTTGCATTGAGATATTTTTGCATTTCAGCATCcag aataGTCACACAAGGCTTTAATCTTAAAACGGGACCAGCCAAAACTAAGTCCATCCAAAGGATTCCTGTATCATCCAATTTCCTTTTAGAAATGATTGAAGGTGCATATTTTGCCATGTTTAATGAATTCTACACATTAGCTCTACAAGCAGTTCAAGATATAGATGAAAGAGCTCAGTATGAACTTCTTCCAGATGTTATGCTTGTTACAAGTGCAGTTATAAATTCACTAAATAGTAATCCTTCAG GACAACCTTGTGATGGTCCAATGGGCATCAGTGTAGCTTTATCACCAGCAACAACCACAGTTACTATGTCAAAATCTATGATAACAAATGCCTCCTTTCGGACTAAAAAGCTTCCAG ATGACATTCCAATACAAGCAGGCCAGGTGGTACCTACAGATTCAACAGATATCCTGACATCAATAACAGAAGAAGCTGAGGTAGAAAATGCAGCACCAATGCAAAGGGGAGCTCAAGTAAGAAACTCTAAGCCAAAACTAAGTGCTTTTCCAGTTTTGggtaagaaaacaaaagaccCCAAAGAAAAGAATACAAATACAActgataaaaaaagtaatatcaAGGAAGCTTCAAAAGGAATATGGAACTCTATAAGTGGGGGTGGAGACATGGTGGATGCTCAACAGAAATCAGGCAGTTCAGATATTGATGGAAACAGCAGTCAAAAAGATGAAATATCCATGACTTCTGTTCAAAATAGCACTGAGACATCTGATTCACGTTCACAAATAACAACCGATTCATTGGATATCGAAACAGGATCACGATTTTCTGCAATGCAAGTCAGCTCTGTTTAA
- the LOC123710782 gene encoding hyccin isoform X2: MLENVCMQLFSFYRSKEIELQRFTLQFVPIFIYIYLSSVAVGNTKSIRSIETLLIGLYNFEVVDENGKPKVVSFRLPSLAQASIYHEPLSLGSQFLTESALRRWEECNTKLVSWGPLSQVEILNAQNRLKVMAALLFIYNRHLSLLPKLALRYFCISASRIVTQGFNLKTGPAKTKSIQRIPVSSNFLLEMIEGAYFAMFNEFYTLALQAVQDIDERAQYELLPDVMLVTSAVINSLNSNPSGQPCDGPMGISVALSPATTTVTMSKSMITNASFRTKKLPDDIPIQAGQVVPTDSTDILTSITEEAEVENAAPMQRGAQVRNSKPKLSAFPVLGKKTKDPKEKNTNTTDKKSNIKEASKGIWNSISGGGDMVDAQQKSGSSDIDGNSSQKDEISMTSVQNSTETSDSRSQITTDSLDIETGSRFSAMQVSSV, from the exons ATGCTAGAAAATGTCTGTATGCAGTTGTTCAGTTTCTACAGATCTAAAGAGATAGAATTGCAAAGATTTACATTACAATTTGTTCCAatctttatttacatatatctCAGCTCTGTTGCTGTTGGTAATACTAAATCTATAAGAAGTATAGAAACATTACTTATag GTCTATACAATTTTGAAGTGGTAGATGAAAATGGAAAACCCAAAGTTGTCTCCTTTAGGCTGCCCTCTTTAGCACAAGCTTCCATCTATCATGag CCCCTAAGCTTAGGCTCTCAATTTCTTACTGAAAGTGCTTTACGGAGGTGGGAAGAATGTAACACAAAACTTGTTAGTTGGGGACCTTTATCTCAAGTTGAAATACTAAACGCTCAGAATCGATTAAAAGTGATGGCtgcacttttatttatttataacagacATCTTAGTTTGTTGCCAAAACTTGCATTGAGATATTTTTGCATTTCAGCATCcag aataGTCACACAAGGCTTTAATCTTAAAACGGGACCAGCCAAAACTAAGTCCATCCAAAGGATTCCTGTATCATCCAATTTCCTTTTAGAAATGATTGAAGGTGCATATTTTGCCATGTTTAATGAATTCTACACATTAGCTCTACAAGCAGTTCAAGATATAGATGAAAGAGCTCAGTATGAACTTCTTCCAGATGTTATGCTTGTTACAAGTGCAGTTATAAATTCACTAAATAGTAATCCTTCAG GACAACCTTGTGATGGTCCAATGGGCATCAGTGTAGCTTTATCACCAGCAACAACCACAGTTACTATGTCAAAATCTATGATAACAAATGCCTCCTTTCGGACTAAAAAGCTTCCAG ATGACATTCCAATACAAGCAGGCCAGGTGGTACCTACAGATTCAACAGATATCCTGACATCAATAACAGAAGAAGCTGAGGTAGAAAATGCAGCACCAATGCAAAGGGGAGCTCAAGTAAGAAACTCTAAGCCAAAACTAAGTGCTTTTCCAGTTTTGggtaagaaaacaaaagaccCCAAAGAAAAGAATACAAATACAActgataaaaaaagtaatatcaAGGAAGCTTCAAAAGGAATATGGAACTCTATAAGTGGGGGTGGAGACATGGTGGATGCTCAACAGAAATCAGGCAGTTCAGATATTGATGGAAACAGCAGTCAAAAAGATGAAATATCCATGACTTCTGTTCAAAATAGCACTGAGACATCTGATTCACGTTCACAAATAACAACCGATTCATTGGATATCGAAACAGGATCACGATTTTCTGCAATGCAAGTCAGCTCTGTTTAA